A single Hippopotamus amphibius kiboko isolate mHipAmp2 chromosome 5, mHipAmp2.hap2, whole genome shotgun sequence DNA region contains:
- the ANXA7 gene encoding annexin A7 isoform X2, whose product MGSGGGPRRPALRGPAPGSILPATRLGRDAAAGVRMSYPGYPPTGYPPFPGYPPVGQESSFPPPGQYPYPSGFPPMGGGAYPPAPSGGYPGAGGYPAPGGYPAPGGYPGAPQPGGAPSYPGGQGFGAPPGGAGFSGYPQPPSQSYGGGPAQVPLPGGFPGGPMPSQYPGGQSPYPSQPAAMTQGTQGTIRPAANFDAMRDAEVLRKAMKGFGTDEQAIIDVVANRSNDQRQKIKAAFKTMYGKDLIKDLKSELSGNMEELILALFMPSTYYDAWSLRNAMKGAGTQERVLIEILCTRTNQEIQEIVRCYQSEFGRDLEKDIRSDTSGHFERLLVSMCQGNRDENQNVNHQLAQEDAQRLYQAGEGRLGTDESCFNMILATRSFPQLKATMEAYSRMANRDLLNSVAREFSGNVESGLKTIY is encoded by the exons ATGGGTTCGGGCGGTGGCCCTCGGCGCCCCGCCCTCCGCGGGCCCGCCCCCGGCTCCATCTTGCCGGCGACCAGGTTGGGCCGTGACGCTGCTGCAGGGGTCAG AATGTCATACCCAGGCTATCCCCCCACAGGCTACCCACCTTTCCCTGGATATCCT cctgtgggtcaggagtcATCTTTTCCCCCTCCTGGTCAGTATCCTTATCCTAGTGGCTTTCCTCCAATGGGAGGAGGTGCCTACCCACCAGCACCAAGTGGGGGCTACCCAGGAGCTGGTGGCTACCCTGCCCCTGGAGGTTATCCAGCCCCTGGAGGCTATCCTGGTGCCCCACAGCCAGGGGGAGCTCCATCCTATCCTGGAG GCCAAGGGTTTGGAGCCCCACCAGGTGGAGCAGGCTTTTCTGGCTATCCACAGCCACCCTCACAGTCTTATGGTGGGGGCCCAGCACAGGTCCCACTACCTG GTGGTTTTCCTGGGGGACCGATGCCTTCTCAGTATCCTGGAGGACAATCTCCTTACCCTAGTcag CCTGCTGCAATGACCCAGGGAACTCAAGGAACAATCCGACCGGCTGCCAACTTCGATGCCATGAGAGATGCAGAAGTTCTTCGTAAAGCAATGAAGGGTTTTG GTACAGACGAGCAGGCAATTATAGACGTTGTGGCCAATCGTTCCAATGATCAAAGGCAAAAAATTAAAGCAGCTTTTAAGACCATGTATGGCaag GATTTAATCAAAGATCTTAAGTCAGAGTTAAGTGGAAATATGGAAGAACTGATCCTTGCCCTGTTCATGCCATCTACATATTATGATGCCTGGAGTTTAAGGAATGCAATGAAG GGAGCAGGAACTCAGGAACGTGTGTTGATTGAAATTTTATGCACAAGAACAAATCAGGAAATCCAAGAAATCGTCAGATGTTATCAATCAGAATTTGGACGAGACCTCGAAAAGGACATTAGGTCAGATACATCAGGGCATTTTGAACGTTTACTTGTATCCATGTGCCAG GGAAATCGGGATGAGAACCAGAATGTTAACCACCAGCTGGCTCAGGAAGATGCTCAGCGTCTTTATCAGGCTGGTGAGGGGAGGCTAGGGACAGATGAATCTTGCTTTAACATGATTCTTGCCACAAGAAGTTTTCCTCAGCTGAAAGCTACCATGGAGGCCTATTCCAGG ATGGCTAATCGAGATTTGTTGAACAGTGTCGCCCGTGAGTTTTCCGGAAATGTTGAAAGTGGTTTGAAGACCATCT
- the ANXA7 gene encoding annexin A7 isoform X1: protein MGSGGGPRRPALRGPAPGSILPATRLGRDAAAGVRMSYPGYPPTGYPPFPGYPPVGQESSFPPPGQYPYPSGFPPMGGGAYPPAPSGGYPGAGGYPAPGGYPAPGGYPGAPQPGGAPSYPGGQGFGAPPGGAGFSGYPQPPSQSYGGGPAQVPLPGGFPGGPMPSQYPGGQSPYPSQPAAMTQGTQGTIRPAANFDAMRDAEVLRKAMKGFGTDEQAIIDVVANRSNDQRQKIKAAFKTMYGKDLIKDLKSELSGNMEELILALFMPSTYYDAWSLRNAMKGAGTQERVLIEILCTRTNQEIQEIVRCYQSEFGRDLEKDIRSDTSGHFERLLVSMCQGNRDENQNVNHQLAQEDAQRLYQAGEGRLGTDESCFNMILATRSFPQLKATMEAYSRMANRDLLNSVAREFSGNVESGLKTILQCALNRPAFFAERLYYSMKGAGTDDSTLVRIVVTRSEIDLVQIKQMFTHMYQKTLGTMIASDTSGDYRRLLLAIVGQ from the exons ATGGGTTCGGGCGGTGGCCCTCGGCGCCCCGCCCTCCGCGGGCCCGCCCCCGGCTCCATCTTGCCGGCGACCAGGTTGGGCCGTGACGCTGCTGCAGGGGTCAG AATGTCATACCCAGGCTATCCCCCCACAGGCTACCCACCTTTCCCTGGATATCCT cctgtgggtcaggagtcATCTTTTCCCCCTCCTGGTCAGTATCCTTATCCTAGTGGCTTTCCTCCAATGGGAGGAGGTGCCTACCCACCAGCACCAAGTGGGGGCTACCCAGGAGCTGGTGGCTACCCTGCCCCTGGAGGTTATCCAGCCCCTGGAGGCTATCCTGGTGCCCCACAGCCAGGGGGAGCTCCATCCTATCCTGGAG GCCAAGGGTTTGGAGCCCCACCAGGTGGAGCAGGCTTTTCTGGCTATCCACAGCCACCCTCACAGTCTTATGGTGGGGGCCCAGCACAGGTCCCACTACCTG GTGGTTTTCCTGGGGGACCGATGCCTTCTCAGTATCCTGGAGGACAATCTCCTTACCCTAGTcag CCTGCTGCAATGACCCAGGGAACTCAAGGAACAATCCGACCGGCTGCCAACTTCGATGCCATGAGAGATGCAGAAGTTCTTCGTAAAGCAATGAAGGGTTTTG GTACAGACGAGCAGGCAATTATAGACGTTGTGGCCAATCGTTCCAATGATCAAAGGCAAAAAATTAAAGCAGCTTTTAAGACCATGTATGGCaag GATTTAATCAAAGATCTTAAGTCAGAGTTAAGTGGAAATATGGAAGAACTGATCCTTGCCCTGTTCATGCCATCTACATATTATGATGCCTGGAGTTTAAGGAATGCAATGAAG GGAGCAGGAACTCAGGAACGTGTGTTGATTGAAATTTTATGCACAAGAACAAATCAGGAAATCCAAGAAATCGTCAGATGTTATCAATCAGAATTTGGACGAGACCTCGAAAAGGACATTAGGTCAGATACATCAGGGCATTTTGAACGTTTACTTGTATCCATGTGCCAG GGAAATCGGGATGAGAACCAGAATGTTAACCACCAGCTGGCTCAGGAAGATGCTCAGCGTCTTTATCAGGCTGGTGAGGGGAGGCTAGGGACAGATGAATCTTGCTTTAACATGATTCTTGCCACAAGAAGTTTTCCTCAGCTGAAAGCTACCATGGAGGCCTATTCCAGG ATGGCTAATCGAGATTTGTTGAACAGTGTCGCCCGTGAGTTTTCCGGAAATGTTGAAAGTGGTTTGAAGACCATCT TGCAGTGTGCCCTGAACCGCCCTGCCTTCTTTGCTGAGAGGCTCTACTATTCTATGAAAGGTGCCGGCACAGATGACTCCACCCTGGTCAGAATTGTGGTCACTCGAAGTGAG
- the ANXA7 gene encoding annexin A7 isoform X4 — MGSGGGPRRPALRGPAPGSILPATRLGRDAAAGVRMSYPGYPPTGYPPFPGYPPVGQESSFPPPGQYPYPSGFPPMGGGAYPPAPSGGYPGAGGYPAPGGYPAPGGYPGAPQPGGAPSYPGGQGFGAPPGGAGFSGYPQPPSQSYGGGPAQVPLPGGFPGGPMPSQYPGGQSPYPSQISTESFPSYPVFSPVSLDYSGEPAAMTQGTQGTIRPAANFDAMRDAEVLRKAMKGFGTDEQAIIDVVANRSNDQRQKIKAAFKTMYGKDLIKDLKSELSGNMEELILALFMPSTYYDAWSLRNAMKGAGTQERVLIEILCTRTNQEIQEIVRCYQSEFGRDLEKDIRSDTSGHFERLLVSMCQGNRDENQNVNHQLAQEDAQRLYQAGEGRLGTDESCFNMILATRSFPQLKATMEAYSRMANRDLLNSVAREFSGNVESGLKTILQCALNRPAFFAERLYYSMKGAGTDDSTLVRIVVTRSEIDLVQIKQMFTHMYQKTLGTMIASDTSGDYRRLLLAIVGQ, encoded by the exons ATGGGTTCGGGCGGTGGCCCTCGGCGCCCCGCCCTCCGCGGGCCCGCCCCCGGCTCCATCTTGCCGGCGACCAGGTTGGGCCGTGACGCTGCTGCAGGGGTCAG AATGTCATACCCAGGCTATCCCCCCACAGGCTACCCACCTTTCCCTGGATATCCT cctgtgggtcaggagtcATCTTTTCCCCCTCCTGGTCAGTATCCTTATCCTAGTGGCTTTCCTCCAATGGGAGGAGGTGCCTACCCACCAGCACCAAGTGGGGGCTACCCAGGAGCTGGTGGCTACCCTGCCCCTGGAGGTTATCCAGCCCCTGGAGGCTATCCTGGTGCCCCACAGCCAGGGGGAGCTCCATCCTATCCTGGAG GCCAAGGGTTTGGAGCCCCACCAGGTGGAGCAGGCTTTTCTGGCTATCCACAGCCACCCTCACAGTCTTATGGTGGGGGCCCAGCACAGGTCCCACTACCTG GTGGTTTTCCTGGGGGACCGATGCCTTCTCAGTATCCTGGAGGACAATCTCCTTACCCTAGTcag ATCAGTACAGAATCCTTTCCTTCCTATcctgttttctctcctgtttctttgGATTATAGCGGTGAA CCTGCTGCAATGACCCAGGGAACTCAAGGAACAATCCGACCGGCTGCCAACTTCGATGCCATGAGAGATGCAGAAGTTCTTCGTAAAGCAATGAAGGGTTTTG GTACAGACGAGCAGGCAATTATAGACGTTGTGGCCAATCGTTCCAATGATCAAAGGCAAAAAATTAAAGCAGCTTTTAAGACCATGTATGGCaag GATTTAATCAAAGATCTTAAGTCAGAGTTAAGTGGAAATATGGAAGAACTGATCCTTGCCCTGTTCATGCCATCTACATATTATGATGCCTGGAGTTTAAGGAATGCAATGAAG GGAGCAGGAACTCAGGAACGTGTGTTGATTGAAATTTTATGCACAAGAACAAATCAGGAAATCCAAGAAATCGTCAGATGTTATCAATCAGAATTTGGACGAGACCTCGAAAAGGACATTAGGTCAGATACATCAGGGCATTTTGAACGTTTACTTGTATCCATGTGCCAG GGAAATCGGGATGAGAACCAGAATGTTAACCACCAGCTGGCTCAGGAAGATGCTCAGCGTCTTTATCAGGCTGGTGAGGGGAGGCTAGGGACAGATGAATCTTGCTTTAACATGATTCTTGCCACAAGAAGTTTTCCTCAGCTGAAAGCTACCATGGAGGCCTATTCCAGG ATGGCTAATCGAGATTTGTTGAACAGTGTCGCCCGTGAGTTTTCCGGAAATGTTGAAAGTGGTTTGAAGACCATCT TGCAGTGTGCCCTGAACCGCCCTGCCTTCTTTGCTGAGAGGCTCTACTATTCTATGAAAGGTGCCGGCACAGATGACTCCACCCTGGTCAGAATTGTGGTCACTCGAAGTGAG
- the ANXA7 gene encoding annexin A7 isoform X3, which yields MGGGAYPPAPSGGYPGAGGYPAPGGYPAPGGYPGAPQPGGAPSYPGGQGFGAPPGGAGFSGYPQPPSQSYGGGPAQVPLPGGFPGGPMPSQYPGGQSPYPSQPAAMTQGTQGTIRPAANFDAMRDAEVLRKAMKGFGTDEQAIIDVVANRSNDQRQKIKAAFKTMYGKDLIKDLKSELSGNMEELILALFMPSTYYDAWSLRNAMKGAGTQERVLIEILCTRTNQEIQEIVRCYQSEFGRDLEKDIRSDTSGHFERLLVSMCQGNRDENQNVNHQLAQEDAQRLYQAGEGRLGTDESCFNMILATRSFPQLKATMEAYSRMANRDLLNSVAREFSGNVESGLKTILQCALNRPAFFAERLYYSMKGAGTDDSTLVRIVVTRSEIDLVQIKQMFTHMYQKTLGTMIASDTSGDYRRLLLAIVGQ from the exons ATGGGAGGAGGTGCCTACCCACCAGCACCAAGTGGGGGCTACCCAGGAGCTGGTGGCTACCCTGCCCCTGGAGGTTATCCAGCCCCTGGAGGCTATCCTGGTGCCCCACAGCCAGGGGGAGCTCCATCCTATCCTGGAG GCCAAGGGTTTGGAGCCCCACCAGGTGGAGCAGGCTTTTCTGGCTATCCACAGCCACCCTCACAGTCTTATGGTGGGGGCCCAGCACAGGTCCCACTACCTG GTGGTTTTCCTGGGGGACCGATGCCTTCTCAGTATCCTGGAGGACAATCTCCTTACCCTAGTcag CCTGCTGCAATGACCCAGGGAACTCAAGGAACAATCCGACCGGCTGCCAACTTCGATGCCATGAGAGATGCAGAAGTTCTTCGTAAAGCAATGAAGGGTTTTG GTACAGACGAGCAGGCAATTATAGACGTTGTGGCCAATCGTTCCAATGATCAAAGGCAAAAAATTAAAGCAGCTTTTAAGACCATGTATGGCaag GATTTAATCAAAGATCTTAAGTCAGAGTTAAGTGGAAATATGGAAGAACTGATCCTTGCCCTGTTCATGCCATCTACATATTATGATGCCTGGAGTTTAAGGAATGCAATGAAG GGAGCAGGAACTCAGGAACGTGTGTTGATTGAAATTTTATGCACAAGAACAAATCAGGAAATCCAAGAAATCGTCAGATGTTATCAATCAGAATTTGGACGAGACCTCGAAAAGGACATTAGGTCAGATACATCAGGGCATTTTGAACGTTTACTTGTATCCATGTGCCAG GGAAATCGGGATGAGAACCAGAATGTTAACCACCAGCTGGCTCAGGAAGATGCTCAGCGTCTTTATCAGGCTGGTGAGGGGAGGCTAGGGACAGATGAATCTTGCTTTAACATGATTCTTGCCACAAGAAGTTTTCCTCAGCTGAAAGCTACCATGGAGGCCTATTCCAGG ATGGCTAATCGAGATTTGTTGAACAGTGTCGCCCGTGAGTTTTCCGGAAATGTTGAAAGTGGTTTGAAGACCATCT TGCAGTGTGCCCTGAACCGCCCTGCCTTCTTTGCTGAGAGGCTCTACTATTCTATGAAAGGTGCCGGCACAGATGACTCCACCCTGGTCAGAATTGTGGTCACTCGAAGTGAG